Proteins from a single region of Sandaracinaceae bacterium:
- a CDS encoding helix-turn-helix transcriptional regulator, giving the protein MKQLSPEERRLARRALYDALEAGELELPETVRRLREVAGMTQAEFGERIAGVSRLTVSQIERGEGNPTLDTLTRIGAAFGLTLGFVPKRTPRT; this is encoded by the coding sequence ATGAAGCAGCTGAGCCCCGAGGAGCGGCGCCTCGCGCGCCGGGCCCTCTACGACGCACTCGAGGCCGGAGAGCTGGAGCTGCCCGAGACCGTGCGACGCTTGCGGGAGGTAGCGGGCATGACCCAGGCGGAGTTCGGCGAGCGCATCGCCGGCGTGTCGCGCCTGACGGTCTCCCAGATCGAGCGTGGCGAAGGGAACCCCACCCTGGACACCCTCACCCGCATAGGGGCCGCGTTCGGCCTGACGCTGGGCTTCGTGCCCAAGCGGACCCCGCGCACCTGA
- a CDS encoding TIGR02147 family protein: protein MSDTAPEVFRYLDYRAYLRDFYEHKKAGPRSFSYRAFSRRAGLKSPNYLKLVMDGDRNLTAAMAGNFADGCGLTGESKAYFIDLVAFNQAGTGPERTAAYDRLKSHRRYRTVQRLELAHAAYHASWYIPAIRELACRADFRAEAAWVAARLRPRITQSQAERGLRILRELSMLIQNDEGRWVQAEALVSTGPETFGVHIGNYHRTMMRQAAAAIDEFPPAQRDISSLTLCLGDDKLAEVKARIVRFRRELLELSVEDESPRQVVQVNFQLFPLSDAVPLHGGEAEEP, encoded by the coding sequence GTGAGCGACACCGCCCCGGAGGTCTTCCGGTACCTCGACTACCGCGCCTACCTGCGTGACTTCTACGAGCACAAGAAGGCGGGGCCGCGCTCGTTCTCGTACCGCGCGTTCTCACGCCGCGCGGGCCTCAAGTCGCCCAACTACCTGAAGCTGGTGATGGACGGGGACCGCAACCTGACGGCGGCCATGGCCGGCAACTTCGCCGACGGCTGCGGGCTCACGGGCGAGTCCAAGGCCTATTTCATCGATCTCGTGGCGTTCAACCAGGCCGGCACCGGGCCGGAGCGCACGGCGGCCTACGACCGGCTCAAGAGCCACCGCCGCTACCGCACCGTGCAGCGGCTCGAGCTCGCGCACGCGGCCTACCACGCGAGCTGGTACATCCCCGCCATCCGCGAGCTGGCCTGCCGTGCAGACTTCCGGGCGGAGGCGGCGTGGGTGGCCGCCCGCCTGCGCCCGCGGATCACACAGTCGCAAGCCGAGCGCGGCCTGCGTATACTGCGCGAGCTGTCCATGCTCATCCAGAACGACGAGGGCCGCTGGGTGCAGGCCGAGGCGCTGGTGTCCACCGGGCCCGAGACCTTCGGCGTCCACATCGGCAACTATCACCGCACGATGATGCGGCAGGCTGCGGCCGCCATCGACGAGTTCCCGCCCGCGCAGCGCGACATCAGCTCGCTCACGCTGTGCCTCGGCGACGACAAGCTGGCCGAGGTCAAGGCGCGCATCGTGCGCTTCCGGCGCGAGCTGCTCGAGCTGAGCGTCGAGGACGAGAGCCCGCGGCAGGTGGTGCAGGTCAACTTCCAGCTGTTCCCTCTCAGCGATGCCGTGCCCCTGCACGGTGGCGAAGCGGAGGAGCCCTGA
- a CDS encoding VWA domain-containing protein, which produces MKRLRLPTLFLLLAACGTSAHQQSHVVRTSEGAPPQEAELAGMEADGMPYPESASGEYATEMDAVYEERAAPSAPSLAAGSTGREGERGGEVGGPQTWRRTSNAARFATVALGGGQTLELRDVRVRVHVEGFRARTVVDHVFYNPHERTLEGTFRYALPPEASVSSYAMYLGQGTQQPEFFGPANGEEALRRREEAMQGGSVQAVIDGVDPGAWGELRVGRLVRAEHGREVYENVTRRRVDPALVEEVAPNTFEARVFPIQAHGYHRVIVSYEQTLPRVGEELEYSFPVPEGALSSLDFALFANAATVGGLRYTGDYRGQALTRAGFHGYGLRVTGNTQAGRASFRLPVRPAAAGVEAVAGGDPGANERHVALRLVGDETLAGQGASAGASSAVFLLDTSLSEHPERFAIDVALLREILERSSAIERFNVVTFDAGARWLSQSWLTNDAAGRTQLLGRLEQVLLEGATDLGAALDALYAPPMADVGQRQADVFLLSDGQITWGERDIPTLLRGRGGAWASTRVFAYRTGLGAENTDLLRRVATAGVFNCLSVTSVPACAVAHQRPSLQVEQVLVEGRGNGGAQVSDVLVAGGASSFAVGTELLVVGRLLRAGPARVRLVGRVGQQPVTWTRDVELAATGELASRAWAEVAVAHLLANPGDEHERLAVAIGQRYKVPSRVASFLVLETDAEYEQYALRDEPLARALGQLAAVVREGTRQAAPRTAWARLERVLDVARAHHRLHELDEGRVLQQLSAMVSQSPRDFLGGRVSVPLLTRDDAGRAYRDGMSHDPESVEHFRVEAQRRFEHEQLGAALRALSSGVENAPASAEVARSLAYTLLSWGADAEAAELLFGVLEQRPYEPQSYRDLAGALWLSRPSITALLFEAALAGQWDGRFRGVMTVVQEEYALFAHALIQAQPESPLARWLRDRQQALSLRVPEGDLRVTMTWNTDNTDIDLWVTDPSGERCYYGHRDTAAGGHLLDDVTQGFGPERFQLERAPHGEYHVQAHYYGNNGNRLVADTYVTLTVAQHVGTRRQRITRHVVRLEHAGDQVSVARIQL; this is translated from the coding sequence GTGAAGCGCCTGCGTCTACCCACTCTCTTCTTGTTGCTCGCCGCCTGTGGCACGAGCGCCCACCAGCAGTCCCACGTGGTCCGGACGTCCGAGGGTGCGCCACCCCAGGAGGCGGAGCTCGCCGGCATGGAAGCGGACGGCATGCCCTACCCCGAGTCAGCCTCTGGGGAGTACGCCACCGAGATGGACGCGGTCTATGAAGAGCGCGCAGCCCCGTCCGCCCCATCCCTGGCGGCGGGGTCGACTGGACGTGAGGGCGAGCGCGGCGGAGAAGTCGGTGGCCCCCAGACCTGGAGGCGCACCAGCAACGCCGCGCGGTTCGCGACGGTGGCGCTGGGCGGCGGGCAGACGTTGGAGCTGCGCGACGTGCGCGTGCGCGTCCACGTCGAGGGCTTCCGCGCACGGACGGTGGTGGACCACGTCTTCTACAACCCTCACGAGCGCACGCTGGAGGGCACGTTCCGCTACGCGCTGCCCCCCGAGGCGAGCGTCTCCAGCTACGCCATGTACCTCGGTCAGGGCACGCAGCAGCCGGAGTTCTTCGGGCCCGCCAACGGCGAGGAGGCCCTGCGGCGCCGCGAGGAGGCGATGCAAGGGGGCAGCGTGCAAGCCGTGATCGACGGCGTCGACCCCGGTGCGTGGGGCGAGCTGCGCGTCGGGCGTCTGGTGCGCGCCGAGCACGGTCGCGAGGTGTACGAGAACGTGACCCGCAGGCGCGTGGACCCGGCGCTCGTGGAGGAGGTGGCGCCGAACACCTTCGAGGCGCGCGTCTTCCCGATCCAGGCGCACGGCTACCACCGCGTCATCGTCAGCTACGAACAGACGCTGCCGCGCGTCGGGGAAGAGCTGGAGTACAGCTTCCCGGTGCCGGAGGGCGCGCTCTCCTCCTTGGACTTCGCGCTGTTCGCGAACGCCGCGACGGTCGGAGGCCTGCGCTACACGGGCGACTACCGCGGACAGGCGCTCACGCGCGCGGGCTTCCATGGCTACGGGCTGCGCGTGACGGGCAACACCCAGGCGGGACGCGCCTCGTTCCGTCTGCCGGTGCGGCCGGCCGCGGCCGGCGTCGAAGCCGTGGCGGGAGGCGACCCAGGGGCCAACGAGCGGCACGTCGCGCTGCGGCTGGTGGGCGACGAGACCCTCGCGGGACAGGGCGCGAGCGCGGGTGCTTCGAGCGCGGTGTTCCTACTGGACACCTCGCTCTCCGAGCACCCCGAGCGCTTCGCGATCGACGTCGCGCTGCTGCGCGAGATCCTCGAGCGCAGCAGCGCCATCGAGCGCTTCAACGTGGTGACGTTCGACGCCGGTGCGCGCTGGCTGTCACAGAGCTGGCTCACCAACGACGCAGCCGGACGCACACAGTTGCTGGGGCGCTTGGAGCAGGTGCTGCTCGAGGGCGCGACGGACCTCGGCGCGGCGCTGGACGCGCTGTACGCCCCGCCCATGGCGGACGTGGGCCAGCGCCAGGCGGACGTGTTCCTGCTGAGCGACGGGCAGATCACGTGGGGTGAGCGCGACATCCCGACGCTGCTCCGCGGACGCGGCGGGGCCTGGGCCAGCACGCGCGTGTTCGCGTACCGCACCGGCCTCGGTGCGGAGAACACGGACCTCCTGCGCCGCGTGGCGACGGCGGGCGTGTTCAACTGCCTGTCCGTGACGAGCGTCCCGGCCTGCGCCGTGGCGCACCAGCGGCCCAGCCTGCAGGTGGAGCAGGTGCTGGTGGAGGGCCGGGGAAATGGCGGCGCGCAGGTGAGCGACGTGCTGGTCGCGGGCGGCGCGTCGAGCTTCGCGGTGGGGACCGAGCTGCTGGTGGTGGGTCGCCTGCTGCGCGCGGGCCCCGCGCGGGTGCGCCTGGTGGGGCGCGTGGGGCAGCAGCCCGTGACCTGGACCCGCGACGTGGAGCTCGCGGCCACGGGCGAGCTGGCGTCGCGCGCTTGGGCCGAGGTAGCGGTGGCGCACCTGCTCGCGAACCCCGGCGACGAACACGAGCGCCTCGCGGTCGCGATCGGCCAGCGCTACAAGGTCCCGTCGCGCGTGGCCTCGTTCCTGGTGCTCGAGACCGACGCCGAGTACGAGCAGTACGCGCTGCGCGACGAGCCCCTCGCGCGCGCCCTCGGGCAGCTGGCGGCGGTGGTGCGCGAGGGGACCCGGCAGGCAGCGCCCCGCACCGCCTGGGCGCGTCTCGAGCGCGTGCTCGACGTGGCGCGCGCCCACCACCGCCTGCACGAGCTCGACGAGGGGCGCGTGCTGCAGCAGCTGAGCGCGATGGTGTCGCAGAGCCCGCGGGACTTCCTGGGCGGCCGCGTGAGCGTGCCCCTGCTGACGCGCGACGACGCGGGCCGCGCGTACCGCGACGGCATGTCGCACGACCCCGAGTCGGTGGAGCACTTCCGCGTCGAAGCCCAGCGCCGGTTCGAGCACGAGCAGCTGGGCGCGGCGCTCCGAGCGCTCTCGAGCGGCGTCGAGAACGCCCCCGCGTCGGCCGAGGTGGCGCGCTCGCTGGCCTACACACTGCTCAGCTGGGGAGCGGACGCCGAGGCGGCCGAGCTGCTGTTCGGAGTGCTCGAGCAGCGCCCCTACGAGCCGCAGAGCTACCGCGACCTGGCGGGTGCGCTGTGGTTGTCCCGCCCCAGCATCACGGCGCTGCTGTTCGAGGCCGCGCTGGCCGGGCAGTGGGACGGCCGCTTCCGGGGCGTGATGACCGTGGTGCAGGAGGAGTACGCCCTCTTCGCCCACGCGCTGATCCAAGCGCAGCCCGAGAGCCCGCTGGCCCGCTGGCTGCGCGACCGGCAGCAAGCGCTGTCGCTGCGTGTCCCCGAGGGCGACCTGCGCGTGACCATGACCTGGAACACCGACAACACGGACATCGACCTGTGGGTGACCGACCCGTCGGGCGAGCGCTGCTACTACGGCCACCGCGACACGGCGGCGGGCGGCCACCTGCTGGACGACGTGACGCAGGGCTTCGGTCCCGAGCGTTTCCAGCTGGAGCGCGCACCGCACGGCGAGTACCACGTGCAGGCGCACTACTACGGCAACAACGGGAACCGCCTGGTGGCGGACACGTACGTGACGCTGACCGTCGCCCAGCACGTAGGGACACGTCGGCAACGCATCACGCGGCACGTGGTGCGCCTCGAGCACGCCGGCGACCAAGTGAGCGTGGCGCGCATTCAGCTCTAA
- a CDS encoding beta-propeller domain-containing protein has protein sequence MTHIAYPSAPSSRPRRTGRAVTTVVALLLSACASGTTSAPTPAESGLQRMTSCADLEQQLRADAESKVRAEAERMLADYANYRDGVYVAFPTRDVDFSGGPLPVADGGSPPTGGPEHYTETNTQVAGVDEPDFVKTDGGRIFLLHGQSVFALRSWPADATAETGRANVEGSPLSMFLRGDTLVVFSSVQFADPDGSTPPIAFLPFPADAWGPYYPYAYREFTKISLYDVSGDLPRLEGERYVEGSYRAARRHDDVVRVVMRSDTWQPQWGGARPQYWNDRGDMVGEGTFRRHVAAWLDERLDEVRTQDLDGFLPEEWVRAGGELVAVPPRCTDFYAAAPGQTDYGMTQVLALTLDDAGTSGDVDLTRSAFVLGDSSVVYANHEALVIAQSDWAWNGWSPWGGAVSTRLHRFDLDDASTTYRASGRVAGQINNQFSLDEQDGVLRVAVTEDRWIDANGQPVVIEDGDPWREGRSVQPVSRVLTLDDVAGKLTELDRSADLAPGERLFSTRFVGDTAYVVTFRQVDPLFVVDLSDPSDIVVRGEVEIPGFSTYMHPLDETHLLTIGRNIDPATQQDLGMQLQIFDVSAPDAPVRTHAYTVMGYSQAQYDHLAFNYDARLGLLAIPLETYGETFESTLSLFSVSLVDGIAPAGTIAHTALFDGCLGPDGYYGCSYTASVRRGLFIEDFVYTISLGGVTAHALDDLNTSLATVPLPEPEWYQGYYGPAVDFAF, from the coding sequence ATGACACACATCGCGTACCCCTCTGCGCCCAGCTCGCGTCCCCGCAGGACGGGTCGGGCCGTGACCACCGTCGTGGCGCTGCTGTTGTCGGCGTGCGCCTCGGGCACCACCTCGGCACCCACGCCGGCCGAGTCCGGGCTGCAGCGCATGACGAGCTGCGCCGACCTCGAGCAGCAGCTGCGAGCGGACGCCGAGTCCAAAGTGCGCGCCGAGGCGGAGCGCATGCTGGCCGACTACGCCAACTATCGCGACGGGGTGTACGTCGCCTTTCCGACACGCGACGTGGACTTCAGCGGCGGGCCCTTGCCCGTTGCCGATGGCGGAAGCCCACCCACCGGTGGGCCCGAACACTACACCGAGACCAACACCCAGGTGGCAGGCGTGGACGAGCCCGACTTCGTGAAGACGGACGGTGGGCGCATCTTCCTGCTGCACGGGCAGTCCGTGTTCGCGCTGCGCTCTTGGCCCGCCGACGCCACCGCCGAGACGGGGCGGGCCAACGTGGAGGGCTCCCCGCTGTCCATGTTCTTGCGCGGTGACACCCTGGTGGTGTTCTCGAGCGTCCAGTTCGCGGACCCCGACGGGAGCACGCCGCCGATCGCGTTCCTGCCTTTCCCCGCCGACGCCTGGGGCCCCTACTACCCCTACGCCTACCGCGAGTTCACGAAGATCAGTCTGTATGACGTGAGCGGCGACCTGCCACGGCTGGAGGGCGAACGCTATGTGGAGGGCAGCTATCGCGCGGCGCGACGGCACGACGACGTCGTTCGGGTGGTGATGCGCTCCGACACCTGGCAACCCCAGTGGGGCGGAGCCCGCCCGCAATACTGGAACGACCGTGGCGACATGGTCGGCGAGGGCACGTTCCGGCGGCACGTGGCCGCGTGGCTCGACGAGCGCCTCGACGAGGTACGCACCCAGGACCTGGACGGATTCCTCCCAGAGGAGTGGGTGCGGGCAGGTGGCGAGCTGGTCGCGGTGCCCCCGCGCTGCACGGACTTCTACGCCGCGGCGCCCGGTCAGACCGACTACGGCATGACGCAGGTGCTGGCGCTGACCCTCGACGACGCGGGCACGAGCGGCGACGTGGACCTGACGCGCAGCGCGTTCGTACTCGGCGACAGCTCGGTGGTGTACGCCAACCACGAGGCGCTGGTGATCGCCCAGTCGGACTGGGCCTGGAACGGCTGGTCCCCCTGGGGCGGGGCGGTGTCCACGCGCCTGCACCGCTTCGACCTCGACGACGCCAGCACCACCTACCGCGCGTCCGGTCGCGTGGCGGGCCAGATCAACAACCAGTTCTCGCTGGACGAGCAAGACGGCGTGCTGCGCGTAGCGGTCACGGAAGACCGCTGGATCGACGCGAACGGCCAGCCCGTCGTCATCGAGGACGGCGACCCCTGGCGCGAAGGTCGGTCGGTGCAACCCGTCAGCCGCGTGCTCACACTCGACGACGTCGCGGGCAAGCTGACCGAGCTGGACCGCAGCGCGGACCTCGCCCCAGGTGAGCGGCTCTTCTCGACCCGCTTCGTGGGGGACACGGCCTACGTCGTGACCTTCCGCCAGGTGGACCCGCTGTTCGTGGTGGACCTGAGCGACCCGAGCGACATCGTCGTGCGCGGGGAGGTCGAGATCCCTGGCTTCAGCACGTACATGCATCCGCTCGACGAGACGCACCTGCTCACCATCGGCCGCAACATCGACCCGGCGACGCAGCAGGACCTGGGCATGCAGCTGCAGATCTTCGACGTCAGCGCGCCCGACGCGCCAGTGCGTACGCACGCCTACACGGTGATGGGCTACAGCCAGGCGCAGTACGATCACCTGGCCTTCAACTACGACGCGCGCCTCGGGCTGCTGGCCATCCCGCTCGAGACTTACGGCGAGACCTTCGAGTCCACCCTGTCGTTGTTCTCGGTGTCGCTCGTGGACGGCATCGCGCCAGCCGGGACCATCGCGCACACGGCCCTGTTCGACGGCTGTCTGGGGCCCGACGGCTACTACGGCTGCAGCTACACCGCGAGCGTGCGGCGCGGGCTGTTCATCGAGGACTTCGTGTACACCATCAGCCTCGGCGGCGTGACGGCGCACGCGCTGGACGACCTGAACACCTCGCTGGCCACGGTCCCGCTGCCCGAGCCCGAGTGGTACCAGGGCTACTACGGCCCAGCCGTCGACTTCGCGTTCTGA
- a CDS encoding OmpA family protein has translation MGAPACRSQTPEEEEATSGSENEGDPNARRDVTLTPENPGSGACSLARVYFGYDADELDAASRAAIQEAVECYRTQGLPARLHLTGATDPRGTEEYNIALGDRRAQAVRAYLVSLGIDGGRIGVSSVGEEMAQGSDEAGWAQDRAVSAE, from the coding sequence GTGGGTGCGCCCGCTTGCCGTTCGCAGACCCCCGAAGAAGAAGAGGCCACGTCCGGGTCCGAGAACGAGGGTGACCCCAACGCGCGTCGTGACGTCACCCTGACCCCCGAGAACCCCGGCTCGGGCGCCTGCTCGCTGGCGCGCGTGTACTTCGGCTACGACGCCGACGAGCTGGATGCCGCCTCGCGCGCCGCCATCCAGGAGGCCGTCGAGTGCTACCGCACCCAGGGCCTGCCCGCCCGCCTGCACCTCACCGGCGCGACCGACCCGCGTGGCACCGAGGAGTACAACATCGCGCTCGGCGACCGCCGCGCGCAGGCCGTGCGCGCGTACCTGGTGTCGCTCGGCATCGACGGCGGCCGCATCGGCGTCTCCTCCGTGGGTGAGGAGATGGCGCAGGGCTCCGACGAGGCCGGCTGGGCCCAGGACCGCGCCGTCAGCGCGGAGTAA
- the tolQ gene encoding protein TolQ encodes MNPVLLQAATRPGLDPWQLILDATPVVKVVLMVLVLMALVCWYIIGAKLVRLRKVRAQSQRFLRSFWTEEQTGHWDEATMNDLSVQASACSGSPIAAVFGAGYTELGRIARTGAPDARDVDNLERALRRTQTAELTRLEDLLSILASTGSTAPFIGLFGTVWGIMNAFIHLHGERSATLDAVAPGIAEALIATAIGLVAAIPAVLAYNYFVRRIRVIESEVDAFASDYLNIIRRNLLAD; translated from the coding sequence ATGAACCCTGTTCTCCTGCAAGCCGCCACGCGCCCGGGGCTCGACCCTTGGCAGCTCATCTTGGACGCCACCCCGGTGGTCAAGGTCGTGCTGATGGTGCTGGTGCTCATGGCGCTCGTCTGCTGGTACATCATCGGAGCCAAGCTGGTCCGGCTGCGCAAGGTGCGCGCGCAGAGCCAGCGCTTCCTGCGCAGCTTCTGGACGGAAGAGCAGACCGGCCACTGGGACGAGGCCACCATGAACGACCTCAGCGTGCAGGCCTCGGCCTGCTCGGGGTCACCCATCGCGGCCGTCTTCGGGGCCGGCTACACCGAGCTGGGGCGCATCGCCCGTACCGGCGCTCCCGACGCGCGTGACGTGGACAACCTCGAGCGCGCGCTGCGGCGCACCCAGACGGCGGAGCTCACCCGCCTCGAGGACCTGCTCTCCATCCTGGCCAGCACGGGCTCCACGGCCCCCTTCATCGGCCTGTTCGGCACGGTGTGGGGCATCATGAACGCCTTCATCCACCTGCACGGAGAGCGCAGCGCCACGCTGGACGCGGTCGCCCCAGGCATCGCCGAGGCCCTCATCGCGACGGCCATCGGCCTGGTGGCGGCCATCCCGGCCGTGCTCGCCTACAACTACTTCGTGCGCCGCATCCGGGTCATCGAGAGCGAGGTCGACGCGTTCGCGAGCGACTACCTCAACATCATCCGACGCAACCTCTTGGCGGACTAG
- a CDS encoding biopolymer transporter ExbD, producing the protein MGFSAGPGGRGSPLSEINVTPFVDVMLVLLIIFMVAAPMMTTGVSVDLPNADAPRMDIDEEQPIVAVQRDGSLMFMGEPITLEQLEARLTTDETLRARDEVYIQADEEVPYGAVVRVLAVVRRAGINKMGLVTDPLERDAE; encoded by the coding sequence ATGGGTTTCTCTGCCGGACCCGGGGGTCGCGGGAGCCCGCTCAGCGAGATCAACGTGACGCCCTTCGTGGACGTCATGCTCGTGCTGTTGATCATCTTCATGGTCGCCGCGCCCATGATGACCACGGGCGTGTCGGTCGACCTGCCCAACGCGGACGCCCCGCGCATGGACATCGACGAGGAGCAGCCCATCGTCGCGGTCCAGCGCGACGGGTCGCTGATGTTCATGGGGGAGCCCATCACCCTCGAGCAGCTCGAGGCGCGGCTCACGACGGACGAGACCCTGCGCGCGCGTGACGAGGTCTACATCCAGGCGGACGAAGAGGTGCCCTATGGCGCCGTGGTGCGCGTGTTGGCCGTGGTGCGCCGCGCGGGCATCAACAAGATGGGCCTGGTGACCGACCCGCTGGAGCGCGACGCGGAGTGA
- a CDS encoding TonB family protein — MSADATQQDWYTRSMFEPRGQSREEVVGGLVAVFCALVVLPATVWGTSAAVDAARDALGAEEVVAPEEEELPPLEIVEARFVRLGSERDPRRLPSHYIPSAATAVQPVVSPLPGEGEAPVDATATPENPLPPDPTGTRAPHHANTSTAHQQTVDARQAALDRLGDSAEATAELAQPRFREGDAEGIAEGTETRETGNIYSGRLYSFFRRGWQVPTSIPASELRGLACSVSIEITADGRVGGFSITRGSGNDVFDSSVRQRLNQAVGAALPPPPPEVADDYLGHNIPFRFVPPR; from the coding sequence GTGAGCGCCGACGCCACGCAGCAGGACTGGTACACGCGCTCCATGTTCGAGCCGCGCGGCCAGTCCCGCGAAGAAGTGGTGGGCGGTCTGGTGGCGGTGTTCTGTGCGTTGGTGGTGCTGCCGGCGACCGTGTGGGGCACCTCGGCCGCGGTCGACGCCGCGCGTGACGCGCTCGGGGCCGAAGAGGTCGTCGCCCCGGAGGAAGAAGAGCTCCCGCCGCTCGAGATCGTCGAGGCGCGCTTCGTGCGCTTGGGCTCCGAGCGCGACCCGCGTCGCCTGCCCAGCCACTACATCCCCAGCGCCGCCACCGCGGTTCAGCCCGTCGTGTCACCGCTGCCAGGCGAGGGCGAGGCGCCTGTGGATGCGACGGCCACCCCCGAGAACCCGCTGCCCCCGGACCCGACGGGCACGCGCGCTCCGCACCACGCCAACACGTCCACCGCGCATCAGCAGACGGTGGACGCCCGTCAGGCCGCGCTCGACCGCCTGGGGGACAGCGCGGAGGCCACGGCCGAGCTGGCCCAGCCGCGCTTCCGTGAGGGTGACGCGGAGGGAATCGCCGAGGGCACCGAGACGCGCGAGACCGGGAACATCTACAGCGGGCGCCTCTACTCGTTCTTCCGGCGCGGCTGGCAGGTGCCCACCAGCATCCCGGCGTCCGAGCTGCGGGGCCTGGCGTGCTCCGTGTCCATCGAGATCACCGCGGACGGGCGCGTCGGTGGGTTCAGCATCACGCGCGGCAGCGGCAACGACGTGTTCGACAGCTCCGTCCGTCAACGTCTGAACCAGGCCGTTGGCGCCGCGCTGCCGCCGCCTCCCCCGGAGGTCGCGGACGACTACCTCGGGCACAACATCCCGTTCCGCTTCGTCCCTCCCCGCTGA
- a CDS encoding PD40 domain-containing protein, whose product MTPSTSRAHSWLIVTAVLTVLAVGLSPQPSRSQTDGDGPALPTSVAVIEVDAAEDHVYRIGIPDLLGESSTMGEVMRNDFQLMPGYRVIDPRSVHHDLVAEGLAVRSGAWAGLGAHGVIKGEVRAVEGGLEVELRFYRVARAAEPAFTRTYRGLATRSRAWAHDFANEVLRVLTGMPGSFGTEIAYARRIGPGRKDVFRAQMDGYGEHRVSSVEGISLLPTFGNRRIYFTRMTTRGMFITHGRARDARIVDGDGINMAPAICDGRIYFTSSRDGNSEIYSTDLDGGDLQRLTNHPAMDLSPSCGPNGKLAFVSSRHRTPQVFTMNRDGSDVRRVTFRGNHNQTPTWCQDPARPWIAFTGRDGNYDIFMVNTVTQDYVRLTQGQGDNKDPAFSPDCRLVAFASDRRGAPGIYLSSTQGFNQNRVVQGDAETVRWRQWDGPYENMSVSDPVLDVLPTEPSEPTADATDATPPAP is encoded by the coding sequence ATGACCCCATCCACCTCCCGCGCTCACTCCTGGCTCATCGTCACGGCGGTGCTCACGGTGCTCGCCGTGGGCCTTTCCCCACAGCCTTCTCGCTCCCAAACGGACGGGGACGGTCCCGCGCTGCCCACGTCGGTGGCGGTCATCGAGGTCGACGCCGCCGAGGACCACGTCTACCGCATCGGTATTCCGGACCTGTTGGGCGAGTCCAGCACGATGGGCGAGGTCATGCGCAACGACTTCCAGCTCATGCCGGGCTACCGCGTGATCGACCCGCGCTCCGTGCACCATGATCTCGTCGCCGAGGGGCTCGCGGTGCGCTCTGGTGCCTGGGCCGGTCTCGGCGCCCACGGTGTCATCAAGGGCGAAGTGCGCGCCGTCGAAGGCGGCCTCGAGGTGGAGCTGCGCTTCTACCGCGTGGCGCGCGCCGCCGAGCCGGCCTTCACCCGCACCTACCGCGGGCTCGCCACGCGCAGCCGCGCTTGGGCGCACGACTTCGCCAACGAGGTGCTGCGCGTCCTGACGGGCATGCCGGGCTCCTTCGGCACGGAGATCGCGTACGCCCGGCGCATCGGCCCCGGTCGCAAGGACGTTTTCCGCGCCCAGATGGACGGCTACGGCGAGCACCGCGTGTCGAGTGTGGAGGGCATCTCCCTGCTCCCGACCTTCGGCAACCGGCGCATCTACTTCACGCGTATGACCACGCGCGGCATGTTCATCACGCACGGGCGGGCACGGGACGCGCGCATCGTCGACGGCGACGGCATCAACATGGCGCCGGCCATCTGCGACGGGCGCATCTACTTCACGTCGTCGCGCGACGGAAACTCCGAGATCTACAGCACCGACCTCGACGGCGGCGATCTGCAGCGGCTCACCAACCACCCGGCCATGGACCTCAGCCCCAGCTGCGGCCCCAACGGCAAGCTCGCGTTCGTGTCGAGCCGCCACCGCACGCCGCAAGTGTTCACCATGAACCGGGACGGCTCGGACGTGCGGCGCGTGACCTTCCGCGGCAACCACAACCAGACCCCCACCTGGTGCCAGGACCCGGCGCGCCCGTGGATCGCCTTCACGGGCCGCGACGGCAACTACGACATCTTCATGGTCAACACGGTGACCCAGGACTACGTGCGCCTCACCCAGGGGCAGGGGGACAACAAGGACCCCGCGTTCTCACCCGACTGCCGCTTGGTGGCGTTCGCGTCCGACCGCCGCGGCGCGCCGGGCATCTACCTGTCCAGCACGCAGGGCTTCAACCAGAACCGGGTGGTGCAGGGCGACGCCGAGACCGTCCGCTGGCGCCAGTGGGATGGTCCCTACGAGAACATGAGCGTGAGTGACCCGGTGCTCGACGTGCTGCCCACCGAGCCAAGCGAGCCCACTGCGGACGCCACGGACGCGACCCCGCCAGCCCCCTGA